A genomic segment from Salvia splendens isolate huo1 chromosome 13, SspV2, whole genome shotgun sequence encodes:
- the LOC121760752 gene encoding probable membrane-associated kinase regulator 4, with protein MGSNSVVKEEEEEEYINMELASSPSKSPQLKEFEFQFFSAPTPDDSAADELFYKGKLLPLHLPPRRQMVEHLLRTAPCTNSNTPSDSRNISPSESRRVSCDLTAFEWPTEINSFLNNHQPIRSTATSWSKKLKMKRSILAHKLKSFFTKSDPQNLSSKPDLAVKYSRFGKRFATLMKRNGIDDHRRSFSGAISADFSTTTTNCSSSSSTASSSFNLSGLHELQFLRRSSSAAEIEVSINAAIAHCKKSMIHSSFSSS; from the coding sequence ATGGGATCCAATTCGGTGgtaaaggaagaagaagaagaagagtacATAAACATGGAGCTGGCGTCTTCCCCCTCCAAATCCCCACAGCTGAAAGAGTTCGAATTCCAATTCTTCTCCGCTCCCACTCCCGACGATTCCGCCGCCGACGAACTCTTCTACAAAGGCAAACTCCTCCCTCTCCACCTCCCCCCTCGCAGGCAAATGGTCGAACACCTTCTGCGCACCGCCCCCTGCACCAACTCCAACACCCCATCCGATTCCCGCAACATCTCCCCCTCCGAATCTCGCAGAGTCAGCTGCGACCTCACCGCCTTCGAGTGGCCCACCGAAATCAACTCCTTCCTCAACAATCACCAACCGATTAGAAGCACCGCCACTTCCTGGTCCAAAAAGCTTAAGATGAAGCGCTCTATTCTCGCTCACAAGCTCAAATCGTTCTTCACCAAATCGGATCCCCAAAACCTATCATCCAAACCCGACCTCGCTGTCAAATACTCCAGATTCGGGAAGAGATTCGCAACTTTGATGAAAAGGAACGGAATTGACGATCACAGGAGATCCTTTTCCGGCGCAATCAGTGCGGATTTTTCAACGACGACGACGAATTGCTCGTCTTCGTCATCGACGGCGTCGTCCTCGTTCAATTTGAGCGGTCTGCATGAGCTGCAGTTTCTCCGGCGGAGCAGCAGCGCCGCGGAGATTGAGGTTTCCATTAATGCAGCTATCGCTCATTGCAAGAAATCGATGATTCATTCCTCTTTTTCATCTTCTTAA
- the LOC121761211 gene encoding exocyst complex component EXO70H1-like, producing MPRKGMRSLCFSPKHSSSSSTFSHSPSPSRFGFPSSRPSFSDSVMDRTLDLAEPVINKWNPETTTFARVTSLFYENRREAKDFIKSVYNLQRAMHFLVMENSSAEKLVRAQNLMQIAMKRLQKEFYQILSMNRAHLDPESVSTRSSRTSIASSSSYNDDEDDEEAEAEGEAADGSISEVEDASMAAMSDLRLIAECMISSGYAKECLKIYKIIRKSIVDEGIYKLGVEKLSSSQIHKMDWEVLDLRIKSWLSAVRTAVQTLFNGERILCDEVFASSDSIRESCFHEIVKEGAVVLFAFPENVAKHSKKSPEKVFRILDMYTGIANHWPEIDSIFSLDSTAAIKSQALTSLVKLGEFVRATLNEFEAAIQKDSSKSPVAGAGTHFLTIEAMDYLSNLADYSNVLADILGDSPPSPKKNLPETYFGFSDSEESPAPVITVKMAWLILVLLCKLDTKAKYYKDAALAYLFLANNLQYIVVKVQTSNLKYLLGDEWLTKHEGNVKQFAANYQRLGWGHVIDSLPSDPTAVAPEKVAEIFRKFNLEFDQALRKQALCVVHEQKLRDHIKVSIARKMVRLYREFYNANREKIAAERYSATVVRYAPEDVGHRLSYLFFGAGSSSSFESSPSDSRRPRSR from the coding sequence ATGCCAAGAAAAGGAATGAGGAGCTTATGCTTTTCCCCTAAACATTCGTCTTCCTCCTCCACATTCTCCCACTCTCCTTCTCCGTCCCGGTTCGGCTTCCCGTCTTCGCGGCCGAGTTTCTCTGACTCGGTGATGGACCGGACGCTCGACCTGGCTGAGCCGGTTATCAATAAATGGAACCCGGAAACCACCACCTTCGCCCGAGTCACCTCTCTCTTCTACGAGAACCGCCGCGAGGCTAAGGATTTCATCAAATCCGTTTATAATTTGCAGAGGGCCATGCACTTCCTCGTCATGGAGAATTCGAGCGCGGAAAAGTTAGTTCGCGCGCAGAATTTGATGCAGATCGCGATGAAGCGGCTGCAGAAGGAGTTCTACCAGATCCTCTCGATGAACCGGGCTCACCTCGACCCCGAGTCTGTCTCGACTCGGTCCTCGCGCACCTCAATCGCTTCCAGCTCTTCCTACAACGACGATGAAGACGATGAAGAAGCTGAAGCGGAAGGCGAAGCTGCGGATGGATCGATTTCTGAGGTTGAAGATGCTTCCATGGCGGCGATGTCGGATTTGAGATTGATCGCCGAATGTATGATCTCGTCCGGCTACGCAAAGGAGTGCTtgaaaatttacaaaattatacGGAAATCGATCGTCGACGAAGGCATCTACAAGCTCGGTGTCGAGAAATTGAGTTCCTCGCAGATCCATAAAATGGATTGGGAGGTTCTCGATCTGAGGATTAAGAGCTGGCTGAGCGCGGTGCGCACCGCCGTGCAGACGCTCTTCAACGGCGAGAGAATTCTCTGCGATGAGGTATTCGCCTCTTCGGATTCCATCAGAGAATCGTGCTTCCATGAAATCGTCAAGGAAGGCGCCGTGGTCCTGTTCGCATTTCCGGAGAATGTGGCGAAGCACAGCAAAAAATCGCCGGAGAAAGTTTTTCGAATACTCGATATGTATACCGGAATCGCCAACCACTGGCCGGAAATCGATTCGATCTTCTCGCTTGATTCGACCGCCGCCATCAAATCGCAGGCGCTGACGTCGCTCGTCAAACTCGGCGAGTTCGTCCGCGCCACACTGAACGAGTTCGAGGCGGCGATCCAGAAGGACTCCTCGAAATCTCCGGTCGCCGGCGCCGGAACTCACTTCCTGACGATCGAGGCGATGGATTACCTCTCCAACCTCGCCGATTACAGCAACGTCCTAGCGGATATCCTAGGCGATTCTCCTCCGTCTCCGAAGAAAAATCTGCCGGAAACTTACTTCGGCTTCTCCGACTCTGAGGAATCGCCGGCGCCGGTGATAACTGTGAAAATGGCGTGGTTGATCCTCGTCCTTCTCTGCAAGCTCGACACGAAAGCGAAGTACTACAAAGACGCGGCGCTAGCGTACCTATTCCTCGCCAACAACCTCCAATACATCGTCGTAAAGGTGCAGACCTCGAATCTGAAGTATCTCCTCGGAGACGAATGGCTAACGAAGCACGAAGGAAATGTGAAGCAGTTCGCGGCGAATTACCAACGACTGGGATGGGGCCACGTCATCGACTCGCTCCCGTCGGATCCGACGGCCGTGGCTCCGGAGAAGGTCGCCGAGATTTTTAGGAAGTTCAATTTGGAGTTCGATCAAGCGCTCAGGAAGCAGGCGCTCTGCGTCGTACACGAACAGAAGCTCCGCGACCACATAAAAGTCTCGATCGCGAGAAAGATGGTGAGATTGTATCGTGAGTTTTACAACGCGAACCGCGAGAAAATAGCGGCGGAGAGATATTCGGCGACGGTGGTCAGATATGCCCCTGAGGATGTAGGGCATCGTCTGTCCTATTTGTTTTTTGGGGCAGGGAGTTCATCGTCATTTGAGTCGTCGCCTTCTGATTCTCGGCGCCCGAGATCTCGCTGA
- the LOC121762932 gene encoding ankyrin repeat-containing protein At5g02620-like, with amino-acid sequence MEEGKGQKQIKKQLTAKRDDSALHSAAREGNLEVVVEIINGCGGDGEELSELLSKQNQSGETALYAAAECGHVELVEEMIKYYDAGFATLKAKNGFDAFHIAAKLGKLGVLKVLMEADPQLPATVDQSNTTALHTAAAQGHVEVVSFLLESNSSLVTIARNNGKTALHSSARYGHTEVVKAILGKEAGIAKWQDKKGQTALHMAVKGTSTDVVDQLIAADSTLLSLQDTKGNTALHIATRKARLPILEALLKYTELNKEAINKTGETALDTAEKTGNSGVVSLLQQSGVKSAKSLSPPSTAARQLKQTVSDIKHEVHDQLHHTRQTRRRVRGIAKRLGKMQSEGLNNAITSTTVVAVLIATVAFAAIFTLPGQYADDEKNVPPGLSLGEANIAPNVEFTIFLIFDSLALFISLAVVVVQTSVVVVERRAKKQMMAVINKLMWLACTFVSVAFLALCYIIVGEEERWLAVGVTVIGSLIMATTLGTLCYWVVMHRIEASNLRRSARNSRSQSWSVSVMSDSDAAEEACNKLYAL; translated from the exons ATGGAAGAAGGTAAGGGGCAGAAGCAGATAAAGAAGCAGCTAACCGCGAAAAGGGATGATTCAGCTCTGCATTCCGCTGCGAGAGAGGGGAATTTGGAGGTAGTGGTTGAGATCATTAATGGCTGCGGCGGCGACGGAGAGGAGCTCAGTGAGCTGCTGTCGAAGCAGAACCAGTCCGGTGAGACTGCCCTCTACGCTGCGGCGGAGTGCGGCCACGTTGAACTGGTTGAGGAGATGATCAAGTACTATGATGCCGGCTTTGCAACCTTGAAAGCCAAGAATGGTTTTGATGCGTTTCATATTGCTGCAAAATTGGGAAAATTAG GAGTGTTGAAGGTTCTGATGGAGGCGGATCCTCAACTACCGGCAACGGTGGACCAATCAAACACGACGGCGTTGCATACAGCGGCGGCTCAAGGGCACGTTGAGGTGGTGAGTTTCCTGTTGGAGAGTAACAGCAGTCTTGTTACAATAGCAAGAAACAATGGGAAAACAGCACTGCATTCTTCAGCAAGATACGGCCACACCGAGGTGGTGAAGGCCATTCTAGGGAAAGAAGCCGGAATCGCAAAGTGGCAAGACAAGAAGGGGCAGACGGCCCTTCACATGGCGGTCAAGGGCACAAGCACTGATGTGGTTGATCAACTCATCGCTGCAGACTCTACTCTTCTATCACTGCAGGATACCAAGGGCAATACCGCATTGCACATAGCTACAAGAAAGGCTAGACTACCG ATACTGGAGGCTCTGCTGAAATACACAGAGCTGAACAAGGAAGCCATAAACAAAACAGGGGAGACGGCGTTGGACACAGCCGAGAAAACAGGGAACTCGGGCGTGGTGAGCCTCCTCCAGCAATCGGGCGTGAAGAGCGCCAAGTCCCTGTCGCCGCCTAGCACCGCCGCCCGGCAGCTGAAGCAAACAGTGAGCGACATCAAGCACGAGGTCCACGACCAGCTCCACCACACCCGCCAGACGCGCAGGCGCGTGCGCGGCATCGCCAAGCGCCTCGGCAAGATGCAGTCGGAGGGCCTCAACAACGCCATCACCTCCACCACCGTGGTGGCCGTGCTGATCGCTACGGTGGCATTCGCGGCCATCTTCACCCTTCCGGGGCAGTACGCGGACGACGAGAAGAACGTGCCTCCGGGGCTGTCCCTGGGGGAGGCAAACATAGCACCGAATGTGGAGTTCACGATATTCCTGATATTCGACTCGCTGGCGCTGTTCATATCgctggcggtggtggtggtgcagacgtcggtggtggtggtggagaggCGGGCGAAGAAGCAGATGATGGCGGTGATAAACAAGCTGATGTGGCTGGCGTGCACGTTCGTGTCGGTGGCGTTTCTGGCGTTGTGTTATATAATTGTTGGGGAGGAGGAGAGGTGGCTGGCGGTGGGGGTGACGGTTATTGGGAGTTTGATCATGGCGACCACGCTGGGGACGCTGTGTTATTGGGTGGTGATGCATAGGATTGAGGCATCCAACCTTAGGAGGTCGGCTAGGAATAGCCGGTCGCAGTCGTGGTCGGTGTCGGTCATGTCGGACTCCGACGCGGCGGAGGAAGCTTGCAACAAGCTCTACGCTCTCTGA